Within the Epinephelus lanceolatus isolate andai-2023 chromosome 22, ASM4190304v1, whole genome shotgun sequence genome, the region CCACTCattcctttctccttcagccTGTCCTGGAGCTGGGAAACACAGACGGTTGCCATTTTGAAACATCAATCCACAATGTTTGTTGAAGCTTGTGTGGCCAGGGTGGATTTTGGGAGACTCACCTTTTTTAGGATGTTTGCTTTCACAGCAGGGTCATTCAGATCCACAGAGGGGTCGTCTGGCTCGATCCTCAGCTTTACCACCTGTCTCATTACTGGTGCTTggatacagagaaaaaaaaacatgtttggaatTATCTTTGTGACACCAAACTCATCCATCATACATATCTGAGTACAGTGTAACACTTATTCTAATGTAATGCTCTCTCTTCCACTGAAGGACAGTAAACCACTCACGAGGTGGAGGGACGCTGTAGCAGACAAATGGAAATCTAGATTCACAGTGCCTCAGCTTTCCTGATTTCTGCTGAGCTGTACCACATATGACGCTCGTCGAGCTAATGTCGATTGAACCTGTGGACAAGAAGCTAAATGTGTAGCCACTCCCATCTGACCAGTACATGTTGGGATCTCTGGACAAACCAATCCACACCCAGGCATCACTCGGCACCAAGTTGTGGATCTCCTGGTTCTCAGTGTCGCTCCTCACAGTGGCCAGATCTATGAAGTTCTCCCTGCAGTGCCTCTGAGCATCGGACCAATTCATTCCATTCGGGACTAAAACAAACTGAGGCTCCAGCTGTGTTCCTGCAGTCAGGGTTTGGGGAAGATTTGTTAATTTCACATAATGAATTCCAAATCAATTTCTTTTCAACATTGACATGTGCCTCCCTATATTCTTACCTCTGTAACAGATAAATGGGTAGGATATTGAGCATGAATCATCCCACCACCCTCCGGCGCTTCCAATGTTCACACAGAATTGATGGAATGAGCTAAAGTCTGGTTCATTGTCAATACGGTTTTGCCAGTTCCTATATTCCGCTCCACTCCCTCTGTAGCCGTCTGACCACCTCCAGTCAACTACACTGTACAGACCAATCCAGACGTCAGAGTTGTAGCCAGAAGATGAAACTGTGTCGGCAAGTTGGttaatttcttcagtgttctgAATGGTGGCCAggtctgtgtgtttctccctgcaGTAGGCCTGAGCTTCAGTCCAAGTCTTTGGATCAGCAACATAGTGGTACTGACGGAGAAGGCATGAGGAGATGTGCCAGCCTGTGAGGGGAACAAGTGTTTGTTAAAGGTTTCTGTCTCCCAACACATTTGAACTCCCAAATTATGCCCaccattcatcattcattcatctaaATATGCTTCATAAGGgtgaattcttcttcttcttcttcttccttcttcttccttcttcttcttcttcttcttcttcttcttcttcttcttcttcttcttcttcttcttcttcttcttcttcttcttcttcttcttcttctttcggcTGTCCCCTTTAGAGGTCGCCACAGCGAATCATCTGCCTCAATCTAACCCTATCCTCTgcatcctcttctctcacaccaACTGACTTCATATCCTCTTTCACAACATCCATAAATCTCCTCTTTGGTCTTCCTCTAGGCCTCTTGCCTGGCAGTTCCAACCTCACCATCCTTCAACCGATATATTCACTATCGctcctctgaacatgtccaaacCATCTCAGTCTGGCCTCTCTGACTTTATCTCCAAAACATCTAACATGAGCTGTCCCTCTGATTCTGTACTCATTCCTGATCCTATCTATCCTCGTCACTCCCAAAGAGAACCTCaacatcttcatctctgctACCTCCAGCTCTGCTTCCTGTCTTTTCCTCAGTGCCACTGTCTCCAAACCAAACATCGCTGGTCTCACCACCGTCTTGTACACTTTTCCTTTTAATCTTGCTGGTAGTCTTCGATCACACATCACACCTGACACTTTTCTCCACCCATTCCAACCTGCTTGCACACGTTTCTTCACCTATTTTCCACACTCTCCGTTGCTCTGGACTGTTGACCTTAAGTATTTAAAATCCTCCACCTTCTTTATTTCTACTCCCTGTTACCTCACTATTCCACTTGGGTccttctcattcacacacatatattctGTCTTGCTACGACCTTACCTTACCTTCATTCCTCTCATTTCCAGGGCATACCTCCACCATCTGTCAACCTGTCCATCACCATAGCAAACAAGAAGGGGTTCAGAGCTGATCCTTGATTGGATGACCTTAAGCTCCTCTGTCACACCTACAGCACACCTCACCACTGTCCTCGCATAAATGTCCTGCATCACTCTAACATGCTTCTCTGCCACTCCAGACTTCCTCATACAATACCATAGCTCCTCTCTCGGCACGCTGTCATATGCTTTCTCTAGATctacaaagacacaatgcaGTTCTCTCTCTGACCTTCTCTGTACTTCTCCATCAACATCCTCAAAGCAAATACTGCATCTGTAGTACTTTTTCTTGGCATGAAACCATACTGCTGCTCATAGATGCTCACGTCTGCTCTTAGTCTCAACTCTCAActctcaactcaactttatttataaagcgctttaaaacaaccacagctgaaacaaagttCTGTACATAGGAggtcataaaacaacaaaacagtgagataataaaaagcagttaaaacaaaaaacaataaaaacaacaaacaaataaaaacagagcgAGGTCTCATGCTGGGTTAAAAGCCAGTGAGTAAAAGTGGGTTTTAAGGTgggttttaaaaacagacagtgaggAGGCCTGTCTGATGTGCAGAGGTAGATTATTCCACATTTTTGGAGCAGCAACGGAGAATGCACGGTCTCCTCTAAGCGTTCGCTTAGACCTCGGTACCTCAAggagcagctgatcagctgacctgaggcaccGGGCAGGGGCGTAGGGGtgaagaagctcagagaggtaggGCGGGGTGAGgccatttaaagatttaaaaacaaataaaaggatcttaaaatgaactctaaagtgcacaggcagccagtggagggaggccaggATGGGTGTAATGTGCTCTCTCATTCGTACTCCAGTTAGCAGACGAGCGGCAGCATTCTGGACTAACTGGAGACGTGCAAGGGAGGACTGGCTAactccaaaataaagtgcattacaGCAATCCAGCCGAGATGTAATGAAGGCATGGATTACTGCTTCAAAGTGCTGATGTGCAAGAAAAGGTTTCACCTTCGCAAGCTGCCTGAGGTGAAAGAAACTCGACTTTACAACTGCACTAATTTGACGGTccaatttaaaatcactgtcCATCTTAAAACCCAAGTTAGTAACAGTAGACTTTGCATAAACTGCCAAAGGACCCAGATCAACAGGGGAGGAAACACCGCTGGGGCCAAACACCATcacctctgtttttttctcattaaaatttaaaaagtttaggGCCATCCAGGCTTTGATATCTTCAAGACATGACAGCAGGGGTTTGAGGGAAAAGGCATGGCTTTTACTCAGGGGGACATATATCTGGCTATCATCAGCATAGCAATGAAAAGCAACACCATGCTTTCTGAGGATAGACCCTAGGGGAAGCATATACAGGGAGAAAAGCAGGGGTCCTAAAATTGAACCCTGTGGGACCCCATATAAAAGCGGAGCGGAGGAGGATTCACACGCACCAAGACCAACACACATAGTCCTGTCGGCTAAGTAGGACCTGAACCAGTCCAGGGCGCTACCACCAATGCCCACTAGCTGCTGCAGACGTTTTAACAAAATGTTGTGGTCTACAGTGTCAAAGGCAGCCGTCAAGTCGAGCAGGACAAGAACAACATAGTTGCCACTATCATTTGCcgttaaaatgtcattaaaaacttttaaaagggCAGTTTCCGTGCTATGCAAAgttttaaaaccagactgaaaaacCTCCACAATATTGTGTTCATCAAGGAAAGTTTTTAGTTGTGCATAGACAATTTTCTCCAGGATTTTAGAAATAAAAGGCAACTTGGAGATGGGCCTGAAATCTGCTAAAACAGTGCTATCTAAGCCAGGCTTATTCAGCAAAGGTTGTACTACTGCATGTTTGAAGCTTACTGGGACAACACCAGAGGACAGGCTGCTATTTAAGATGGTCAGAACCGACTGCCCTATAGTAGAGAAAACTTCTTTAAAGAAGTGGGGAGGGAGCACATCACGAGGGGAACCTGATGGTTTAATATGGGCCACCACATTCTCTAACAGTGACAGAGTCACAGGTTCAAATCTGTTGAACACAGCTGGGcaagaaacaaagacagagggGTCAAAGGTGGGTGGAGAAATGAGAGCTCTTGTGGACACAACCTTATCAATGAAAAAGTGCAGAAAACTATTACACACATCAATGGATGTTTCCAAACATACAGGCTGTGGGACATTCAAAACAGAGTCAATTGTTCTGAACAGTACATGAGGGTTCTTACAGTTTTCTGTGATCATGTTTGACAGATACTCTCTTTTGGACTCTTTGACAATATTTTGATAAGAGCACCAGCGGTCCTTTAaaatttgaaatgaaacctgCAGCTTGTCCTTCTTCCACCTGCGTTCGGCTCTGCGACATTCCCGTCTGGCTGCACGGGTTCTGTCATTGAACCAGGGTTCGCGTCTAGCCTTAGACTGCCTGGGTTTTAGAGGAGCCACAGAGTCCATTATAGAAAGGCAGGAGGAGTTAAACCAGGAGCAGAGCTCCTCCGTATCAGCAGAGGCTGAACCAGGGCGGACACAGGCAGCAGAAAAGGCAGCAGAGAAATTACCGGCAGTGAAGGGGTTAAAAGCCCGACAGAGCCTGACAGGAGCGCGGTATTCAGCTGCCGCACAGGAGAGATCAACACTAAATAAAACTGGTGCATGGtcagaaaacacacagtcaccGATCTCCAAGTTGGACACAGTCAGATTATAAGAGAAAACCAAGTCTAATGTATGCCCATGCTCGTGTGTGGGACCAGACACACACTGCTTCAAACCAAAAGAGTCCACGACGTTTAAAAAGTCCTTCACCATAGGCTTATCAGGACAGCAGACATGGAGATTAAAATCGCCGACAAGAAGGACACGGGCATCACTCCCGCAAGGAAGTTTGAAAAGTCACTGATGAactctttattatattttgggGGTCGGTAAATGACGGCACAGAGCACCGGGTCTGAGCGACCAACCTCGAAAACAGTCAGCTCAAAACTGGAGAAAGATGCAGGACGCTGTTTGCAATTAAAAGTTCCTTTAAAAACAGTCGCCGTTCCTCCACCTCGGCCCAGTgcccgcggggagttaaaataagAGCAATCGGCCGGTAAAAGTTCAACAAGAGGGCTGCACTCACCAGCGTTGATCCACGTCTCCGTTACACAGAGGAAATCCAAATCACGGGAGTTGAATAACTCCCTCAagataaaagttttgtttgccaGCGATCTGGCGTTAACCAGGCCAATTCTGGTCGGAGCTGGAGCCTGTGATCCAGCAGATCGCTGCACACGAAGCGGTGTCCTCAGGTTGTGGAGATTAATCCCACGCTGGCGGAGCCGGGCGGGGGGCGGGTAACGCAGCCGGAATAGGCTTACGTCATCCAAGCCGGTGACAGGTACCAGACAGCTGTCAATGGGATCCAGGAAGCGCCGGGGCACTGTGAAGAGATGCGATGATCCCTGTACAGTCCGGGAGTCGTACGAGGAGCGTGCCAGGCAGATCCTTAATTTTACCATCCGACCGCTCCGTTTACCGCGGCGACGAGGACGCCTCCGCCGGGAAGGCAGCGCCGAGGCCCGGAGAAGGTGAGTCGGGATTTCCGACAGGAGCGGGGGTAAAGTTTTCTGTCCACCATGATTAAAGGCACTTAGATCACTGATATTTTGTCGTAAATCCAAAAGGGTCTGGCGATCATATACCAGCAGAGACTCGATCTGAGAAGTGTCAAGgcttaaaaacactaaaaacacagacaaaagtgGGAGCAACAGATGGCGTGCCGTACACATTGGCGCCATCTTGTttcccgcacacacacacacacaaatagtcTAGCTTCCACTACTCTTTCCCATAGCTTCATTGTATGGCTCATCAACTTTATCCCTCTGTAGTTGCCACAACTCTGCACGTCTCCCTTGTTCTTAAAAACAAGCACACTTCTCCATCCCACAGGCATCCTCTCACTCTCTTCGACCTTGTTGAAAAACCTAGTCAAAAACTCTACTGCCACCTCTCCTAGACGCTTCCATACCTCCACAGGTATATCATCTGGGCCAACTGCCTTTCcactcttcatcctcttcacTGCCCTCCTCACTTCATCCTTACTAATCTTTGCTACTTCCTGCTCCACAATGGTCACCTCTGATACTCTTTGTTCACTctcattttcctcattcatcAACTCTTCAAAGTGCTTTTTCCATCTTCCCATCACACTTGTGGCACCTGTCAATACATTTCCATCTCTATCCTTAATCACCCTAACCTGCTGCACATCCTTCCCACCTCTATCTCTCTGCCTTGCCAACCTGTATAAATCAGTCTCTCCCTCCTTACTGTCCAACCCGTCATACAAGTCGTTGTACGCCCTTTGTTTGGTCTTTGCCACCTCTACCTTCACCTTACGCTGAATCTCCCTGTACTCCTGTCTACTCTCTTCAGTCCTCTCAGTGTCCCGCTTCTTCTTAGCTAACCTCTTTCTCTGTATACACTCCTGCACTTCCTCATTCCACCACCAGGTCTCCTTATCTCCTTTCCAACCAGGTGACACACCAAGTACTCTCCTACCTGTCTCTCTGATAACATTAGCTGTAGTTGTCCAGTCATTTGGGAGCATCTCCTGGCCACCCAGAGCCTGTCTCAACTCCTCCCTGAAAACCATACAACCCTCTTCCTTTTTCAGCTTCCACCACTTCGCCTCTGCTCTGCCTTtgtcctcttcatcttcctcaccACCAGAGTCATCCTACACTCCACCACTTTATGCAGTCTGGCAAACACTCTCCTTCAGATTACATCATCTACACAAGATGTAGTCCACCTGTGTGCTCCTACCTCCGCTCTTATAAATCACCCTATGTTCCTGCCTCTTCTGGAAGTATTCACTACAGCCATTTCCATCCTTTCTGCAAAGTCTGCTACCATCTGTCCTTCTGCGTTCCTATCCTGGATACCAAACCTGGTATCTGTTCTGTTCCCTGCCCCGAGATGTCCATTGAAGTCTGGACCGATCATCACTCTCTCACCTCTAGGGATATTCTGCATCACTTCATCGAACTCACTCCAGgatttctccttctcttctaACTCACATCCTACCATGGCATAGGTTTTACATCAGATGCCCTTCCTGACACAACCCTCTGCATTTATCCGGGCTTGGAACCGGCCCAATGAGAACACTGGCTTGTGCCCCTTGAGCTTTGTAATACTTTAAATTTTGGACATTGCTTTATGAGAGTGAATTATCACTGTAATTTCCCAAATCCCCGATAGAGTGCAGCctagttgccagaagaaaatggtggcattgtacatttctgcaaaccacggatacatttgtacatttcatatcatatcaacatttccaaAGTGAGGTGACTTTGTCAGCTGGAGGTGAATGGGATGGTAGATGATGTGGCGCCAaagtgagacacctgccaagctgcagaccactgttcaagaccaacaaacaacaaaaccatttgCAGCATCTTGACCATAGACCATGGAAAAAATAcactggaattcttaatttaggtggtgttcccctttaagtaaAGGGTCTGAACACAGACCACCAGAACATTTTTTATGCCAAGAAGCCTCAGGGGTCCcagcataaaaataaatataactcCTGATAATAcactttttttgtcataaaaTAGACCAAGTACACataatttaaagaaatgttcAAAAGAATATTTTGGGGGGTAGTCTAGTCTTTTGGGTGCATTACCTTAAAGCAAAAAATGGTTCATGGGGTTAGTGGATAACGCTTAGAATAAAGGCGTTTTACATTAACATGTTTTAGCCAGCTGACAGCTTATTTTAAGAAGTTGATCAcaatcaaaaaacatttttgagtagGCAGGAATTAAGATAAATAAGTTGGAATATcttgaataaaattaaattatttgacAGCTAAATATGACCACAACTgttggataaatattaagttggttcaacttaattAGGTTTTTTGAGGTAAgagcaaatcatgttggttgtatTTAACCGAGTTTGTCAGATGATAAAAGACTCATATGCCAGAGCTGGAActacttaaaaagatgcatATGCAAATTGTTACCTTTTTTCAGTGAACCAGTGAATTATTTTAGCGTGCAGTACCATAATGGTAAGAAATGACAAAGGAGGGttattgtttaaaatgttaGTCAAACTAAATACAACACTTGTGGAAATATTCAAAAACCTTTGACTTTAAAATGCATGCTATTTGaaatagaaaaacaaatcaactATTTACATAGTATTTGTTTGTCTTAACATTACCACTGTCTACCGCTGTGGAACAACCCACAGGAATGAATGCATTAAAGAGTGCAAACAAACTTAACATCAACAATTTATCAAACTAAACTATCATAACCATCATCAAAGCAATATAATGAGttatatttcagtgtttgaTTATTTGTTCTTGTTTGCAGTGTCCTGGCGTATGTCTTTCCTGACATACTGTAGGTCACCACCatttgctgtgctgctgctgggttgCAGTTTGTTGTCTTCCAATCTACTAAATTCTGATTCATCCTCACTAACATCAACTGGGAGTGCTAATTTTACCCTCTTCTGCTTTGAAGAGTCATATGATAatattgcatttgttttttaaatgaaagacAAATGTGTGTACTGTTATAGTAGACTATAAAGTGCTATAGCCTGAAATGTATTACCATTAACAATACTAAATGTATCTATGTTCATttgtaaagataaaaagaaaattatgatgACTGTCATGCTTTTGAATGGTATATAAACCTGAATACACAGTACCAAAACAATACATGGTAGGCTTCAATAAATGTACAGTGTTGCTTCGAggcaacattttcattttaacaattttctaTTACTTGATTATCAAATAAAGCATAAACAACTAAAAACCAAACTTTACTCatctcttttattgtaaatccaATTCTTTCCAGattgcaaaatgacagaaaagttttaagaccatttttttAGAGAGTTGATGAAGCTGAGCCATGCAAAGGATGCCCCCAAAAAGGGACTCAACATAGCCTTGAGAAAGTCATGCTAAACTATAAAgagtgtaaatgtgtttgtgtctgtggaaatggccaaaaatagGTTTTGATAAAGGCAACACAGTACCAAAGagtgttaaaatattttttcaaactAAATAGGACAACACGTGACTTCAGTTATTATTTCAGTGTTACCATATTATAAAATAATAGGCAGTCAGACAATAACAATATCAAAGAATTCACTGACCTGAGAGAATCAAGACACCCAGCCAGATTCTTTCCATGGTGATGCTGCTCTGTGGCCTGTGTGTGTCAATGTATGGAAAAGGAAGCTCAACCAACATCATAGGCAAATCTATAGTAAGTCAACACCAGCTCCTCTACCATCTAAGTTTAAAGATCTACCACAACCTTCATGCAAAAAGCAATGTGATGGATGACTCGGTTGATGGGAATATAGACAGTGGTTTAAGttcagataaaacaaaacaatgagctggaATTGCGTTGGTCGAGTTGTCtggaaatgataaaaatgactgtcattttttttcctaaataatCAAAGTAACCCCAACAATACAGCAGAACGTCACCACAGAGTTTACTGTCAGGTTTATTTTACATGTCCACAGAAGCCTGTCACAGATCCTTATGTGCTTTTCACTGATTAAGTTTACAGGAACTTTCATAACAGAATGTGTGGCTTTACAAGATCAGTGACCAGGCATACGtaagtgtatgtgtgggtgtatgtttctgtctgtccacaGTAATTCTctcaaactactggaccaatgaGCCTcacattttgtgtgcacatttatgactgctacACCGCTACAAAGTAATGTATCATACCCATAGTTAGCAGAAACAGTGCCaatattttttctggtgactggctTGGGGACATATgatatagtatgttgaaaaaagtcatagcataagatgtcaaaaaatggtcaaaaagtCACAGGATACCATGTTGAAAAAGTcccagtatagcatgtcgagaA harbors:
- the LOC117272677 gene encoding secretory phospholipase A2 receptor-like, which translates into the protein MERIWLGVLILSGWHISSCLLRQYHYVADPKTWTEAQAYCREKHTDLATIQNTEEINQLADTVSSSGYNSDVWIGLYSVVDWRWSDGYRGSGAEYRNWQNRIDNEPDFSSFHQFCVNIGSAGGWWDDSCSISYPFICYRGTQLEPQFVLVPNGMNWSDAQRHCRENFIDLATVRSDTENQEIHNLVPSDAWVWIGLSRDPNMYWSDGSGYTFSFLSTGSIDISSTSVICGTAQQKSGKLRHCESRFPFVCYSVPPPPPVMRQVVKLRIEPDDPSVDLNDPAVKANILKKLQDRLKEKGMSGVTLKWREQPDGKVFHKEKKRKGRKLSSETKVQLCFCLSDTFGEWGFSVVHFCSSCVKYFNGM